The sequence below is a genomic window from Brevibacillus agri.
GCTGCTGCGCAATCGAGGCTGCAGAATAGGCTGTCACCCCGATTGCCAGTGCCGACCCTAACGCGATGAGTTTTTTATACATTTCTGAACGCCTCCCGGTTGATCGCGATGCCTGTCAAACACACATCTCACAGTTATTAGACGACGGAGCGGGCGTTTTGTAACACAATTGGCTGGAAAATGTTTGCGTTCGCGTAAAAAACTTGGTTGCGCCAAGCCTTTGGCGGAGGCTTCGTACCCAAAGGGCACAAGTCTTGCTTTCTCCTTTGGGGCGAAGGCTGCTATGTTGGCCATATAGGTGGATGAAGCGTATCCGTTTTTGGGTTGAAACTATAGCAGCATAGTAGCATGGTGATGTGGGCATGGGGCTGTCGGGGCGTTTTTGCTTGAAAAGCTCCTTCATCGGAACTTTTGGTGTGGCGAGGAAAGAGACGAAATCGCGGTAGTTTCTTGGGCTCCCTGCTGGGGGTTAGACTGCCCGGCTCCGGGGAAAAAGCGAAACCGCGTCCAAAAGTGGTCGATTCAGGTAGCCTCTCAGAGTTGGACGCTAAAAGCGTGTTTCGCTTTCTCCCCTCCGCCTCGGTTGGGAGCCCAAAGAGCTTTCGCGGATTTCGTCTCTTTCCTCGTCAGGGGCCAAGGGGATGGTCGGAGGGGGAAAGAAAACGCAGGATAAAAAGCATCATACAAGAATTTCAAAGAAGGAGTGCGGGCATTCGTGTGGACCTTCTTGAGAGCTATCATTCTACCTGTTTGACCATACACAATGCTTTTTGAATCTTTTTTTCCTTGCCTTACGCTTCTTGGCTTCCTCAAAATCAACCCCGAACGACAGAAACAGCTCGTAGAGGAAACAGGAGAAAGCAAGCGAAGGTCTTTGGGACTCCTACCTAGCCGGAGGAGAAAAAGGAAAACACGCTTTTCAGCGTCAACCTGAACCTACTTCTTTTGAATCCTCTACTTTTGACGCGGTTTTCCTTTTTCTCCGGAGGCGGACAGTCTTCGCTCCCCCGCCAGAGGCCCAAGTACCTGTAGCGCTTTCTCCTGTTTCCTCTCACCACTACCGCTACGATCAACCGTTTTCCAAGCTGACAGTCCGTCTCGCAATGCTGCCCAAGAGTCTTATCCATTCCTGATGTCTATAAAAAAGCCGATTGCGCCCCCATTGGCGAATCGGCTTTTGGCTTGTAATTAGGCATTTACTTGCTTCACAAATTCTTTCATCAGTTGCGGCAGGTCGTTCCAGGCGTGCCCGGAAATCAGGTTGCGGTCTACGTGGAAGCGAGTCTCGATGTACTTGGCTCCCGCTGCTTCCACCTCTGGACGGCAAGCGAAGTAGGCAGTCATCTCGCGGCCTTTGATCTCGTCGGCGATGACGGTAAGTGCCACGCTCGCATGACACAAAATCATAACTGGTTTATCATGTTGGAAGAAATGGCGGGCGATGCGGGCAAAATCTTTGTGCAGGCGGATATGCTCAGGAGCACGTCCTCCTGGAATAATCAGCGCATCGTACTGCTCTGGATTGATCTCGTCGAAAGTGGCGTGCGCTTCGATCTGGTAGCCGCGCTTTTCCGTGAAGGTCTGCCAGTCTTCAAAATCGTGCACGACGGTGTTGAGCACTTTTTTATCGGTAGGGGAGGCGATCGTCACGTCGAACCCTTCCTCCAGGCAGCGGTAGTACGGATAATAAGCTTCCAGCGCCTCTACGGCGTCACCTGTCAGCATCAATACTTTTTTGGCCATGATGGCTTCACTCCTTTTTTCCAAACGATAGGATTGCTTTGCTTTCCACATCGCTTATTATAAAGGCGTGCGCCTGGCAACATAAGAATGCACTTTTTTGTGCGGTAGTTACCAAAAGGGTACCTATGGACAAACCGTAAGCAAAGGGAGAAAACCATGTCTGACCTGAGAAAAGAAACGATGGAAAAAATCCGCAACGGCGATTTTACTTGCTCCAAGGAGCTGACGCTGTCCATGTTCAGCGGCAAGTGGAAGGTCGTCATCCTCTGGCACCTCGGTGTGGAAGGCCCGCACCGTTTCAGCGAACTGCAGCGGCTGTTTCCGAAAATCACGCATAAAATGCTGACGAACCAGCTCAAGGAGCTGATCGAGGACGGAATCGTCCATCGCGAGGTGTATCCCGAAGTTCCGCCACGCGTGGAATACTCCATGACGGAGCTAGGGATGACGCTTTTGCCGATCATCGAGCTGATGTATGAGTGGGGAGAAAAACGGATGGAGCAGTTGAGGCTCGCCATGGGAGAACCGCAGGCATCCAGTGCAAGCTGCGATTGTCCAAAAGCTCCCGAAAATAACGAAGGATAGCACCTGAATCGGGCGCTATCCTTTTTGCTTATGGATTGACACTGTTTTTCGGCGGGGAGGCCAGGTCGCGCAAAATCGCTACCTCTACCCGTCTGTTTTTCGCCCGGCCTTCCGCTGTCGTATTCGGTGCTACCGGATGGTACTCGCCCATGCCTGTCGCGCTGAATTTGGTCGGGTCCAGTTTTTTGTTTTCCAGAAGCACTTTCAGAAAGTTGACGGAGCGCTTGGCGGAAAGATCCCAGTTGGACGGAAATTCAGCACGATGAATCGGCACGTTGTCCGTATGTCCGGTCACGGTCACCTTTTTCGGATGGGGAACGAGCATCGCGGCCATTTCGCTTGCCAGCTTTCTCGCTTCCGGCTTCAGCACGGCGCTGCCGGAGTCGAACAAGGCGTTGTCCAGAATCGTAATCAGCAGCCCTTCTTCGGTCAGCTTCGTCTGGAGCTTGTCCTGCAGCTTGTTTTGCTGGATGTAGCCTTCGAGCTGTGTTTGCAGCTTTTTCAAGTCCTCTGTCTCTTTGCGGATGGCTTCCTCCAGCTTTTTCTCTTCTTCTGTCTTCGGCCTTTCCTGAGCGCCTTTATGTATCGTTTGCTGCATCATGTTCGGGTCGAGCGGAATCGGGCTTGGCTGGTCCAGCACGCCCACTCCGCCGTTCAGCGCAACGTTAAAGGAGCGAACCATCTGGTCGAACTTCTTGGCGTCCATTTCGCTGGAGGCAAACAATACGATAAACAAAGCGAGCAGGAGGGTGAGCAAGTCCGCGTACGGAATCAGCCAAGACTCGTCCATATGCTCTTCGTGCTGAGCATGTCTCTTCGGTCGCTTAGCCATTTACCGCAGCTCCTTCCTCCCTCTTCTCTTCCTTCATTTCTTCCTTCATCTCGGCACGCTCGTTGTACGGGATGTACACCAGAAGCTTCTGCTCGATAGCTGCCGGAGAAACGCCAGCCTGGATGGAAAGAAGTCCTTCTACCATGATCTTTTTGATCTCGATTTCCTGTTTCGATTTTCGTTTCAGCTTGGTTGCAAACGGGTGCCACAGCACGTACCCGGTGAAAATACCGAGCAAGGTCGCCACGAACGCGGCCGCAATGGAAAGGCCGAGTGCGTCGATATCGCTCAGGTTGCCGAGCGCCGCAATCAGACCGACTACCGCTCCGAGTACCCCGAGGGTCGGAGCGTAGCTACCCGCCTGGCTGAACACAAGCGCACCTGCCTGATGGCGTTCCTCGATGGCGTGAATTTCCTCATTGAGCACGTCGCGGACGAAATCCGGCTCGCCCCCGTCGATAATCATCTTCATGCCGTTGCGCAGGAAAGGGTCCTCGATCTCATCGGACGTGTTTTCCAGCGCGAGCAAACCTTCGCGACGGGCGATGGAAGCCCAGTTCATAAACTGACCGATCAATTCCCTTTTGGCAGGGAGTTTTTGCTCGCTAAAAATAACCTTGAAAAGGGCAGGAATCCTTTTGATTTCCGACATGGGAAATGCGTTGAAAAGGGCGGCGATCGTACCCACGATGATAATCATGAACGCTGCCGGATTCAGCAGGGCCGAGGGACTCGCGTGCTTCAAGATCATCCCGACCACTACTGCAACAATACCTAGTACGATACCTATCAAGGTAGACTTTTCCATCGTGACACTCCCTATTACCATAATCGAAATCTATCTATATTATGGTTTCGGTTTTTTTCGCCGCTTTTGTGAGGGGTAGTTGCACAAATTCCGCATTCTTTCGCAAAAAATCCGCTCACCCGAAAAACTGCACCAGCCCGATCATGACCAACAGACCCAAAATGAACGAAAAAGTCGCGGAGCGCGCATGGCCGTCCCCGTGGCTCTCCGGGATCAACTCCTTGTAGACGATAAACAGCATCGCGCCTGCTGCAAACGCCAGGCCGTACGGCACCAGCCCTTTGACTACGGCGGTGAGGTAGTAGCCGCAGATCGCCGACGCGATTTCCACCGCTCCCGTCATCGTCGCCAGGAAAAAGGCTTTGAGCCGGCTGACCTTTTGATTAATCAGAAAAAGCGCGACCAGAAACCCTTCCGGCGCGTTTTGCAGGCCAATGGCAAAGGCGATGAGGCCGCCAAGCTCCGGCTGCTCGCTCGAATAGCTCACCCCGACCGACAGCCCCTCCGGGATATTGTGCAAGGTAATCGCCATCAGGATCAACAGCGCCTGCGAGTCCATCGCGATGTTGACTCTCGTGTGCTCCAGATCAATATGTGGAATCACGCTCTCCAAAACGGTGAGAAAAAGCGTCCCGGTGAGCACGCCCAGACAGACGATCATAAACGGGGCGTTGGACATCGCCTGCGGAATCAGGCTGAACGTCGCTGCCGCCACCATGATGCCAGCGGTAAAGGCCAGAAGAATATCCCGCCAACGGTGCGTGACCGTGCGAAAAAACAGAATGGGCAGAGCCCCGACCCCCGTTGCCATCGCGGACAGAAAACTCCCCATCAAAAGCTGTTCCATGAAAGTTCCTCCACGAGTCGTATGTATTGTCGCATTTCAATCATCCAGATACAGGGGGCAAGATTGTCCCTCCTGTTAGCTTATAATAAAACGAGGCGGAACATGTTAAAAAGTTCATCGCTGCGGCAACAAAAAAACGCCAGAAACACTGGCGTTTTCGAGGCGTCGCGGCTATGTTTCCGCGCGATACGTCTTGCCCAGCTCAGCTCCCAGGCCAAATTGAGACTCCCACGGCTAAAGCCGCAAGCCTTCCACAATGACTAAGCGTTCGCAGTCCATTTCTGTTTTGAACAGCCTTCAAGATGAGGACATCTCATTGCCCCTCCTAAGACAGTGCATATAGCATCTTAGGCTGATTGACTGTTACCATCAATCACAGGTGCATATCGAATGTTCATAGCACCGACTAAATCACGATGTTTTTCGAATCCTTATTCTTCTCAGAGCATTTAGGGCATGTCTGACTTGTGTATGCAGGATTCACATGCTCAACTCTAATACCAACTAAATTCGCTTTATATTCAATGAACTGAGACAGGCGATAAAATGACCAAGTATGCAGATTCTTTTCGTTTTTACGGCTTGTTCTTGCCGTCTGTCTAATATTCGCCAGTTGTTCCAAGCGAATGACAGAAATTTTATTGTCTTTTGCAAAATTTACGATAGCACGACTAACCTTATGGTCTTGGTCTTTCATCCAACGTTGTTCTTTATCTTTTGAACTACGAATCGCGTTTACCTTTTTCTTTTTGCCTAATGCTTTGCGTTCAGAACGAAACTTACGCTTCATGTACTTATTTTGTCTGCCATTCCCAAAGAAACGTACCTTTTCATCATCTGTTACAGCAACGGCAGGAACTTTTAAACCCAAATCAACACCCATGACTTTTACTCCTGTTCCTTCCATAGTAGGTATGGTGACAGAAATTTGGGCAATCCATTTATTTGCTTTCTGTGTGATTCGAAGCGTACCTAATTTGTGTTTTAGCAAAGCAAAGTTACGGTTGTCTTTATCAACTAACAAAGCACGGATAGGTGTTTTAGTTACCTTGCCGTCAATCATAATCGGCATGGAAATGTGCGTGAAATCAAACGAATAGTTTTGATTGTTCCAAATGCAGACAGGTTTCTTCAAAACAGGAACAATAGTGAATTTGCTTTTCTTCGCTTTCTTAAACACACTTTTAGCGTCCTTGATAGCTTGATTTTTAACGGCACTTGGCAAAGAAGCAGAAATATCCTTACTCGACTTCTTTGTGCTTTTCTTTTCAGCAACCATTTCGGAAACGAGAGTATTGATAGTGGAGAGGTACGTTTGACTCATTTCACGCAAAATAGAAGCCTGTTCTTTTGTTGGAAGCAATTTCACTTTGACTGTGATGGTCTGCGACATGATTTTCACCCCCTTGTTTTCTGTTGTTCGACATATCGCTTTATCGTTTCACTTGCGGTAGAAACGAAGTATGAGCGTGTCCACAAACTCGGCAAATGCCGAAGATGTGGAAACTCTTCACGCAATTTCTGAGAAGTCACTCCTTTCATTTTTGCCATCATATCCGCAGGGCTTAATGATGGGAGTGCGTTGAGAAACATATGCGTATGGTCTTTGTCGCATTCAAGAGCAACAATCACAATTTGCAGTTCCTCACACCCTTCATGTACCAACTCTTTGAAGCGTTGTTCTACATCTGCTTGCAGAAAAATCTTTCTTCTGTACCGAGGGCAGAACACAAAATGGTAGTTTAATAATGAAAGGGTTGTGCTTGTTCTTCTGTATTCGTTCTAGTACAAGGAAACTTCGACCGTTCCCGAAGTGTGATTGCACGCCTTACACTTTGAAGCGGCTAATCATCTGCTGCAGCTCCTCCGCCATGGTGGAAAGGGCTGTCGCCGAAGAAGTGATTTCCTCCATCGCTGCGAGCTGCTCCTCGGTAGCAGCGGAAACGTTTTGCGTACCGTCGGCTGCGATCTCCGACACCTCGCTTACCAGCTCAATCGCCTGCACCACTTGCTCGGAGTGCGCGGATACTTCCTGAGCTGCCGCCGACACGTCCTGGATCTGGTCGGCCACGGTCGTGATCGACATTTGAATCTGTCCGAACGTCTCGCCCGCATGGTGCACCACGAGAATCCCTTCCTGCACTTCTTTTGTTCCCGACTCCATCGACTCCACAGCGAGCTTCGTGTCTGTCTGAATCGTTTGGATCAACTGCCCGATCTGCTGCGCCGACTTGGACGACTGCTCGGCCAGCTTGCGCACCTCGTCGGCTACGACTGCAAAGCCCCGGCCGTATTCGCCTGCTCGCGCTGCCTCAATCGCTGCATTGAGCGCAAGCAGATTGGTCTGCTCGGCGATGCCTGTAATGACTTCGATAATTTGCCCGATTGCCTGCGAGTGGTTGCCCAGCCCATCGACTACCCCGGCCAGCTCGCGGATCGAATCGTGAATGGCGTTCATTTGCTGGACAGCGGCCTGGATCGACTGGTTTCCTTCGCCTGCCATCGACGCCACCTGGACGACCATGCTGGACGCCTGCTGGGCGTTCGCCGCAATTTGGCGTATTCCCCGGGACATGTCGTCAATTGCTTTTGCCCCTTGCTCCACGCTGGCGACCTGACGATCCGTACCAACCGCGACCTCCTGCACCGTAACCGCGATCTGCTCTGTCGCCCGGCTCGTCTGCTCAGCGCTTGCCATCAATTCCTCGGCCGATGCCGCTACCTGCTCCGATGTCGCGCCGGCCTGGCGGATCACCCTTTTGAGGCTGTCCGTCATCTCATTGAAGGAATTGGCCAGATCGAAAATCTCATCGCGAGTTTTGACCACAAGCGGCTCCACGCGCAGGTTTCCTTGCGCGACTTCCTTCATTTCAGCCACCAGGCGCAGCACCGGACCGCGAATGCTTCTCGTCAGCCAGAGAGCCAGCAGCAGGCAGCCCGCGATGGAGGCGGCGAGCGTAATGAGATTGTCCCGTTTGAGAGCCGCGTACAGCTCGGCGCTTTCCCTGCCTGCCCGTTCCGTTCCCATTTTGTTGAACGCGATCATGGCGTCGATGTGCTTCTTGCGCTCCGTGAACAGCTCGCTCGCCTTGTCCCGCACACGCTTGAGCTCGGCCAACTCTTCCGGCGTCACCCCGCGCGTGATGTCCATCTTTTTGCCGACTTCCACAAATTCCTGATTGAAAATCTCGTACTGCTTCATGGCTGCCTTCAAGCCTTCGAAATGCTTCCGATCCTCCTCATCGATAATCGTTTTTTCATAGCTCATCAGCAATCCGTCGATATAGACGAAGTTTTCATCAATTTGTCCGGCGTATTTGTTTTTGTCTGCCAGCGATTCAGCGTTCAGAATCGTCTGATTCAGGCCGTAGATCGTTTCCAGCGTCGAATTGATTTTCAGGATTGCCTCCATGCCCGGCTGCCAGACGGACTTCATTTCTTCGACTTTGCTGTTGATAAGGCTTGTCTTGTATGTACTCATGGCTCCCATATATGCGATCACCATGAGAATTAGGGCAAACGCGCTGCCCAGCTTTTTCCCGATCGTCCACTTCATAGAAACACCACTTTTCTCGACATTGTATGATATCGCTAAATCCATATTCCCTTTTCAATTTCAAGGTAAACATGCCCGATACAAATTGTACCCTCTCTACCAAAAATAACAACATCTAACATATGAAACTGGTAATATTCAGAATTTTTCTCAGATTGATTGCTACGAGAAAAACGTAAGTTCTATAATGGGGAAGAAGAGATAGATGCGGCTTTGGCATCAGAAACAGCAGCACGACCAACTTAGGGGGAATCCTTTATGCAAACATACGAAGTAATCATCGTCGGCGCAGGCTCGATGGGCATGGCCGCCGGTTACTATTTGGCCAAAAGAGGCGCAAGCGCGCTGCTGATTGACGCTTTTGACCCTCCGCACACGATGGGCAGCCACCACGGAGACACCCGGATCATTCGCCACGCTTACGGAGAAGGCAAGCAGTACGTGCCGTTTGCCTTGCGGGCGCAAGAGCTGTGGGCCGAGCTGGAACAGGCCGCGAATGTGAAGCTGTTCAGCCAAACCGGGGTGTTGAGCGCAGGCGCGCACGATTGCGCCTTTTTGCAGGAGGTGCGGGAGAGCGCCGAGCGCTACTCGCTTCCGCTCGAAGTGCTGACCGCCCAGGAGGTGCGCGAGCGCTGGCCGGGAATCGAGCTGCCCGATCATTTTTACGCTTGTCTGGAGCCTGCTTCCGGCGTTCTCTACTCGGAACATGCCATTCGCGCTTACCGCGAGTTGGCCACAGCTTCTGGCGCAAGCCTGCTGACCAACACGAAAGTGACCAGCCTGCAAACAGACGGGGCAGACGTGATTGTGCATACAGACTCCGGGAGCTATCGCGGCAAAAAGCTGCTCGTCTCCGCCGGGGCCTGGAACGCGCCGCTGCTGCAGGAGCTCGGCTTGTCCGTTCCGCTAGTCCCCACGCGCAAAACCGTCGCCTGGTTCGGCGCAGACGAAAGCTTGTACAGCGCGGATCGGTTCCCGGCCTTCGTCTTCCACCTGGGTGACTCCATGTTTTACGGCTTTCCGAGCATCGATGGAGCAGGTGTCAAAATCGGCCGCCATGACGGGGGACAAGCCATTGATCCCGACACGCTGGAGCGGACCTTTGGCTGCTATTTATCGGATGAAGGCGATGTCCGCGCGTTCCTTGAGACGTACATGCCGCAAGCGGCGGGGGCCTTGCGCCAGGGCAGAGTCTGCATCTACACGATGACGCCTGACGAACATTTTGTCATCGACCGCCATCCGGACAACCCGCACATCGTCTTTGCCGCAGGCTTTTCCGGCCACGGCTTCAAGTTCGCGAGCGCAGTAGGAGAAGCTGCCAGCCAACTGCTCATCGACGGGGAATCCAAGCTCGATTTGTCGATGTTTTCGCTCAGCCGTTTTTCGTAACCACTGTCAGTCCGCCATCAGCAAAAAGCCTCTCGCCATAACTTCGGCTCGAGGCTTTTTTCGTCTTCACCATTCCCAAAAAAGCGAACCGATCTGCGCCGTAATCCGACTGCCCATGTCTGCGGCCCGCTGCTCGAAGCGCACCTGCGGACGCCGGTTGTCGTACGGGAACAAATAGGCGAAGCCGGGGCGTGTCGCCTGGGGAACAAGGTACGCAGACCTGGTTGCCCCTACCCTGCGCTGTTCGTTCAAAAACTCGATCATCGACTCGGCGTCACGAATGCCCGCTCCGTGCCCGTAGTACAGCCCTCTGCCCAGATCGACCGCATTTTCCCCCTGCCATTGCGGCTTGTCGGGGTTGTGATCCGGGTTGGCAAAATACAAAATATCGCCCGGCAAAAACGTCGTCGTCGGGATCGTCCGCAAATCGAGATCCTGATCGTAGCGCCAGTCGTAGAGCAAAATATCCGCGAACAGCCGCTCGAAGTCTTCCCGGCGGATCGACTGGAGAACGGCGTGGTACAAAATAATGACCATCGCTGTCGCACACTCGGTCGCGTATTTTCTGCCTTCCTGAAAAATGTTGATGATTCCTTGCGAGGGCAAAATCCCCTGTCTCAGCCGAAAGCCGCCCAGCTCGGTGCGGTCCCAGTACGCCGGGTTGGCGCGCGATCTTTCATAGGTGGAAAAGGCGATCCCGCTGGCGTACAGCGCCCGTGCCGAGCGCACCAGATGGTCCCTCATCTTCAGTTCGAACTGCAGCAATTCAGGCTGCGGGTAGGAGAACTCCTCCCGGCTCTCCGCCATCCGCTCCACCACTT
It includes:
- a CDS encoding DJ-1/PfpI family protein, encoding MAKKVLMLTGDAVEALEAYYPYYRCLEEGFDVTIASPTDKKVLNTVVHDFEDWQTFTEKRGYQIEAHATFDEINPEQYDALIIPGGRAPEHIRLHKDFARIARHFFQHDKPVMILCHASVALTVIADEIKGREMTAYFACRPEVEAAGAKYIETRFHVDRNLISGHAWNDLPQLMKEFVKQVNA
- a CDS encoding winged helix-turn-helix transcriptional regulator; protein product: MSDLRKETMEKIRNGDFTCSKELTLSMFSGKWKVVILWHLGVEGPHRFSELQRLFPKITHKMLTNQLKELIEDGIVHREVYPEVPPRVEYSMTELGMTLLPIIELMYEWGEKRMEQLRLAMGEPQASSASCDCPKAPENNEG
- the motB gene encoding flagellar motor protein MotB, whose protein sequence is MAKRPKRHAQHEEHMDESWLIPYADLLTLLLALFIVLFASSEMDAKKFDQMVRSFNVALNGGVGVLDQPSPIPLDPNMMQQTIHKGAQERPKTEEEKKLEEAIRKETEDLKKLQTQLEGYIQQNKLQDKLQTKLTEEGLLITILDNALFDSGSAVLKPEARKLASEMAAMLVPHPKKVTVTGHTDNVPIHRAEFPSNWDLSAKRSVNFLKVLLENKKLDPTKFSATGMGEYHPVAPNTTAEGRAKNRRVEVAILRDLASPPKNSVNP
- the motA gene encoding flagellar motor stator protein MotA; its protein translation is MEKSTLIGIVLGIVAVVVGMILKHASPSALLNPAAFMIIIVGTIAALFNAFPMSEIKRIPALFKVIFSEQKLPAKRELIGQFMNWASIARREGLLALENTSDEIEDPFLRNGMKMIIDGGEPDFVRDVLNEEIHAIEERHQAGALVFSQAGSYAPTLGVLGAVVGLIAALGNLSDIDALGLSIAAAFVATLLGIFTGYVLWHPFATKLKRKSKQEIEIKKIMVEGLLSIQAGVSPAAIEQKLLVYIPYNERAEMKEEMKEEKREEGAAVNG
- a CDS encoding ZIP family metal transporter; translated protein: MEQLLMGSFLSAMATGVGALPILFFRTVTHRWRDILLAFTAGIMVAAATFSLIPQAMSNAPFMIVCLGVLTGTLFLTVLESVIPHIDLEHTRVNIAMDSQALLILMAITLHNIPEGLSVGVSYSSEQPELGGLIAFAIGLQNAPEGFLVALFLINQKVSRLKAFFLATMTGAVEIASAICGYYLTAVVKGLVPYGLAFAAGAMLFIVYKELIPESHGDGHARSATFSFILGLLVMIGLVQFFG
- a CDS encoding methyl-accepting chemotaxis protein; amino-acid sequence: MKWTIGKKLGSAFALILMVIAYMGAMSTYKTSLINSKVEEMKSVWQPGMEAILKINSTLETIYGLNQTILNAESLADKNKYAGQIDENFVYIDGLLMSYEKTIIDEEDRKHFEGLKAAMKQYEIFNQEFVEVGKKMDITRGVTPEELAELKRVRDKASELFTERKKHIDAMIAFNKMGTERAGRESAELYAALKRDNLITLAASIAGCLLLALWLTRSIRGPVLRLVAEMKEVAQGNLRVEPLVVKTRDEIFDLANSFNEMTDSLKRVIRQAGATSEQVAASAEELMASAEQTSRATEQIAVTVQEVAVGTDRQVASVEQGAKAIDDMSRGIRQIAANAQQASSMVVQVASMAGEGNQSIQAAVQQMNAIHDSIRELAGVVDGLGNHSQAIGQIIEVITGIAEQTNLLALNAAIEAARAGEYGRGFAVVADEVRKLAEQSSKSAQQIGQLIQTIQTDTKLAVESMESGTKEVQEGILVVHHAGETFGQIQMSITTVADQIQDVSAAAQEVSAHSEQVVQAIELVSEVSEIAADGTQNVSAATEEQLAAMEEITSSATALSTMAEELQQMISRFKV
- the solA gene encoding N-methyl-L-tryptophan oxidase, encoding MQTYEVIIVGAGSMGMAAGYYLAKRGASALLIDAFDPPHTMGSHHGDTRIIRHAYGEGKQYVPFALRAQELWAELEQAANVKLFSQTGVLSAGAHDCAFLQEVRESAERYSLPLEVLTAQEVRERWPGIELPDHFYACLEPASGVLYSEHAIRAYRELATASGASLLTNTKVTSLQTDGADVIVHTDSGSYRGKKLLVSAGAWNAPLLQELGLSVPLVPTRKTVAWFGADESLYSADRFPAFVFHLGDSMFYGFPSIDGAGVKIGRHDGGQAIDPDTLERTFGCYLSDEGDVRAFLETYMPQAAGALRQGRVCIYTMTPDEHFVIDRHPDNPHIVFAAGFSGHGFKFASAVGEAASQLLIDGESKLDLSMFSLSRFS
- a CDS encoding protein-glutamine gamma-glutamyltransferase encodes the protein MLIISGRRADPDALAMEWGLNEVQREVVERMAESREEFSYPQPELLQFELKMRDHLVRSARALYASGIAFSTYERSRANPAYWDRTELGGFRLRQGILPSQGIINIFQEGRKYATECATAMVIILYHAVLQSIRREDFERLFADILLYDWRYDQDLDLRTIPTTTFLPGDILYFANPDHNPDKPQWQGENAVDLGRGLYYGHGAGIRDAESMIEFLNEQRRVGATRSAYLVPQATRPGFAYLFPYDNRRPQVRFEQRAADMGSRITAQIGSLFWEW